The nucleotide window TCAAACAAAAAACACTAAAAACTGTTGTTGCTCCAATTTCTTTAAATAAAAACGGAATAAAAGAAGGAATCAGGGCTGCCAAAATCCAATGAACTGATGTTCCAAAAGAAGTTCCTGCTGCTCTAAGTTTGTTGGGAAATAATTCAGAAATAAAAACCCAAATAACAGAACCCTGACCCACAGCATGAGAAGCTATGAATAAAAAGAAAAACAAAGGCACTGCCATTCCTTTCCATTCAAAATAAAAAGCCATAGTCACTAGACCTAATGAAATAATATACCCAAATGATCCTATATACATCAAAGTCTTTCTTCCGTATTTATCTATTAATGAAATTCCAATTAAAGTAAAAATTAAGTTTACCAAACCTATTCCAATACTGCTAAAAAAAGAAGCCGATTTTTCGAGTCCTGCCAATTCAAAAATACGCGGTGCATAATACAGGAAAGCATTAATCCCTGAAAACTGATTGAAAAGCGCAATAAAAAACGCAAGCAGCAATGGTTTTCTATATTTTTTCATAAATATCGATTCATCAAGTACTTCGCGTTGATTTTCATTTTCCATTGCGGCAATTTCTGTTGCTACTTCCTCATCTGAATTTATTTGTTTTAAAATAGCAATAGCTTTTTCACGATCTTTTTTATAATCATAAACCCATCGTGGGCTTTCTGGAATTCCAAAAACTAACAAAGTATATAATAAAGCCGGAACAGACTGTATCCCAAGCATCCATCGCCATGAATTCTCTCCAATATCCTGCAATAAATAATTAGACAGAAAAGCAATTAAAATACCAAATACAATATTAAATTGATACATTGCAACCAATTTACCTCTGTCTTTAGCAGGCGCAATCTCCGAAACATATGTTGGAGCTGCAATAGTTGAAACTCCAATTCCAAGTCCTCCTAAAAATCTAAAGATTGAGAAAACAATTGAATCATTTGTTAAGGCCGTTCCAACTGCTGAAAGAAAAAACAAAATACCAATTATTACAAGTGTTTTCTTTCTACCTAAAATATTTGTTGGAATTGCTC belongs to Flavobacterium aquiphilum and includes:
- a CDS encoding sugar porter family MFS transporter, with amino-acid sequence MNNKKIIYWSIVVALAGFLFGFDTVVISGADKQLQQLWNSSDLYHGLVVMSSALWGTVIGAIFGAIPTNILGRKKTLVIIGILFFLSAVGTALTNDSIVFSIFRFLGGLGIGVSTIAAPTYVSEIAPAKDRGKLVAMYQFNIVFGILIAFLSNYLLQDIGENSWRWMLGIQSVPALLYTLLVFGIPESPRWVYDYKKDREKAIAILKQINSDEEVATEIAAMENENQREVLDESIFMKKYRKPLLLAFFIALFNQFSGINAFLYYAPRIFELAGLEKSASFFSSIGIGLVNLIFTLIGISLIDKYGRKTLMYIGSFGYIISLGLVTMAFYFEWKGMAVPLFFFLFIASHAVGQGSVIWVFISELFPNKLRAAGTSFGTSVHWILAALIPSFIPFLFKEIGATTVFSVFCLMMVWQLLWVFFKMPETKGRTLEELSESLSAQSELNSIQVEENEFV